A single region of the Hoeflea prorocentri genome encodes:
- a CDS encoding extensin family protein, with protein sequence MPNSRRLRRAFLLFVSLLLASSVTGAGGQSVPVPKSKPSPQEIKPPVPKAAQRPGLPDEERTCRKRLEKAGVRFHPVKRIYGKNGCGIRYPVEVTRLPDNVRLSGRTVLSCPAAEALAGWSAKSAGPEARKRFGSDLVKIDQYASYDCRTRNSQKGSKLSEHAKGNAIDLGRFHMSDGTVVDVASRPKKGAPEQLFLKALRKSGCTFFTTVLGPGSDAFHDDHFHFDVAKRRSGYRYCK encoded by the coding sequence ATGCCAAATTCCCGTCGCCTGCGGCGCGCTTTTTTGTTGTTCGTATCGCTGCTGCTTGCCTCATCCGTTACCGGTGCCGGCGGCCAGTCTGTGCCCGTGCCAAAATCCAAACCGTCTCCGCAGGAGATCAAGCCTCCGGTTCCAAAGGCCGCGCAGCGTCCCGGCTTGCCCGATGAGGAGCGGACATGCCGCAAGCGACTTGAGAAGGCCGGTGTGCGTTTTCATCCGGTCAAGCGCATCTACGGCAAGAACGGTTGTGGAATTCGCTACCCGGTAGAGGTTACGCGCCTGCCTGATAATGTTCGTCTTTCCGGCCGAACGGTGCTGTCATGCCCCGCGGCGGAGGCGTTGGCCGGCTGGTCGGCAAAATCGGCCGGGCCGGAAGCCAGGAAACGCTTCGGGTCGGATCTCGTCAAGATCGATCAATATGCCTCCTACGATTGCCGTACGCGCAATTCCCAGAAGGGCAGTAAGCTGTCCGAGCACGCCAAGGGCAATGCGATCGATCTCGGGCGCTTCCACATGTCCGACGGTACGGTTGTCGATGTTGCATCACGGCCCAAGAAGGGCGCGCCTGAGCAGCTGTTTCTAAAGGCATTGCGAAAATCAGGCTGCACCTTCTTCACGACGGTGCTCGGGCCGGGCAGCGACGCTTTTCATGACGATCATTTTCACTTTGATGTCGCCAAGCGCCGCAGCGGTTACCGCTACTGCAAATAG
- the cobT gene encoding nicotinate-nucleotide--dimethylbenzimidazole phosphoribosyltransferase, translated as MSTTGLPFDDIRELLANLPGPDADAAAAVRNRDAVLTKPPGSLGRLEEIAEWLAAWTGRPPAVNRPLVAVFAGNHGVTAQGVSPYPADVTAQMVANFAAGGAAINQICITHDLGLKVFDLALELPTADITQEAALDERSCAATMAFGMESIAGGTDLLCIGEMGIGNTTIAAAICHGLYGGSAADWTGPGTGAHGEALTRKIDAVERAVVLHKPHLGDPLELLRRLGGREVAAMAGAILAARMERIPVIIDGYVATAASAVLQAANPSALDHCVVGHVSAEPGHTMLVEKLGKKPLLSLGMRLGEGTGAALAAGIVKAAAQCHSGMATFEQAGVSDKD; from the coding sequence ATGTCGACCACCGGTCTACCCTTTGACGATATTCGAGAACTGCTGGCTAACCTCCCCGGTCCGGATGCTGACGCGGCCGCGGCTGTACGCAATCGGGATGCGGTTCTTACCAAGCCGCCCGGCTCGTTGGGCAGACTTGAGGAGATCGCCGAATGGCTGGCGGCATGGACCGGCCGTCCGCCAGCAGTCAATCGTCCGTTGGTGGCAGTTTTTGCGGGCAATCATGGCGTAACCGCCCAGGGCGTGTCGCCCTACCCCGCGGACGTCACTGCTCAGATGGTGGCGAACTTTGCAGCGGGCGGCGCGGCGATCAACCAGATCTGCATCACTCACGATCTTGGTCTCAAGGTTTTCGACCTGGCGCTGGAACTGCCCACCGCCGACATTACCCAGGAAGCTGCTCTCGATGAACGTTCCTGTGCGGCCACCATGGCGTTCGGCATGGAATCCATTGCCGGCGGAACCGACCTTCTGTGCATTGGCGAGATGGGGATCGGCAACACCACGATCGCCGCCGCCATCTGCCACGGCCTTTACGGCGGCAGCGCGGCAGACTGGACGGGACCGGGCACAGGGGCCCATGGCGAGGCGTTGACGCGCAAGATCGACGCCGTTGAGCGGGCTGTTGTGCTGCACAAGCCGCATCTTGGCGACCCGCTCGAATTGCTTAGACGGCTCGGCGGACGTGAAGTTGCCGCCATGGCGGGCGCAATCCTGGCGGCTAGGATGGAGCGCATACCGGTGATCATCGACGGCTATGTGGCAACCGCGGCATCTGCAGTCTTGCAGGCCGCCAATCCAAGTGCGCTTGATCACTGCGTGGTTGGCCATGTGTCGGCCGAGCCCGGTCACACCATGCTCGTCGAAAAGCTTGGAAAGAAGCCACTCCTGTCGCTCGGCATGCGGCTGGGCGAAGGCACCGGCGCCGCGCTGGCCGCCGGCATCGTCAAAGCCGCAGCGCAGTGTCACAGCGGCATGGCGACATTCGAACAGGCCGGCGTCAGCGACAAGGACTAA
- a CDS encoding retropepsin-like aspartic protease family protein — MDRGLLIIFGVLGLGLLLLLINHNSGETLGLPNDSFAYVLYTGVWGMVVAAAVVGSGMRIGEMARNAVIWLIALLLLSTVYVYRFELQDVGYRLAGSLLPGTPISRMSADGRPEVILTKGSGGHFQVRAAINDERVNMMVDTGATMVALSYRDAERVGLDMGNLRFERPIATANGVAMAAMVMLPELSVGDISRRNVQAGVMEQGKLAESLLGMSFIGTLSSFHISRDELVLRD, encoded by the coding sequence ATGGACCGCGGCTTGTTGATCATTTTCGGTGTGCTGGGCCTCGGGCTCCTGCTGCTGTTGATCAATCACAATTCCGGCGAAACACTGGGTCTTCCGAACGACAGCTTTGCCTATGTGCTCTACACCGGCGTGTGGGGCATGGTTGTCGCCGCAGCAGTTGTGGGGTCCGGTATGCGTATTGGAGAAATGGCACGCAATGCTGTGATCTGGCTGATCGCGCTTTTGCTTTTGAGCACGGTTTATGTCTACCGTTTCGAACTTCAGGATGTCGGTTATCGACTCGCCGGCTCGCTGCTTCCCGGCACGCCAATCAGTCGTATGTCGGCCGATGGACGGCCCGAGGTCATCCTGACAAAGGGCAGTGGCGGGCATTTCCAGGTCCGGGCCGCCATCAATGATGAGCGCGTCAATATGATGGTCGATACTGGAGCAACCATGGTTGCGCTGTCTTACCGGGACGCGGAACGGGTTGGCCTTGATATGGGCAATTTGCGGTTCGAACGGCCCATCGCAACTGCAAACGGTGTCGCCATGGCCGCCATGGTCATGTTGCCTGAACTATCCGTCGGCGATATCAGCCGGCGCAATGTTCAAGCCGGTGTGATGGAGCAGGGCAAGTTGGCCGAGAGCCTGTTGGGCATGAGTTTCATTGGAACGCTATCGTCTTTCCACATCAGCCGTGACGAGCTGGTGCTTCGGGACTGA
- a CDS encoding DUF2461 domain-containing protein, giving the protein MFEGFPKKSVRFLQDLNKNNSREWFEAHRADYDAYFVEPAMQLIEALSPVAASLDPPHHAVPKVNKSLRRIHRDTRFSKDKTPYHTHMHIVLWTGDHPNRSAGTHLVLSHDHFGFGAGHWAFSSEGLERYRSAVQDSKARGQLETALSEAKAIGCTPGDPELQRVPRGFEADGAIAELLRRKGLVAMTHDKPKPDKRLFGPEAVGYLNDILRALSPLNRWINRYVETA; this is encoded by the coding sequence ATGTTTGAGGGATTTCCCAAAAAGTCCGTGAGGTTTCTTCAGGACCTGAACAAAAACAACAGCCGTGAATGGTTCGAAGCGCATCGGGCCGATTACGACGCATACTTCGTGGAGCCCGCCATGCAGCTTATTGAGGCCCTTTCGCCGGTAGCGGCGTCGCTTGATCCACCGCACCACGCCGTGCCGAAGGTCAACAAATCACTGCGGCGCATCCACCGCGATACCCGTTTCTCGAAGGACAAGACCCCGTATCACACCCATATGCACATCGTTTTGTGGACCGGTGATCATCCGAACCGATCGGCCGGAACGCATCTGGTGCTCTCGCATGATCATTTTGGATTTGGCGCCGGGCACTGGGCGTTTTCCAGCGAAGGGCTGGAGCGCTACCGTTCTGCAGTTCAGGACAGCAAGGCACGCGGTCAACTGGAAACAGCGCTCAGTGAGGCGAAGGCTATCGGCTGTACACCGGGCGATCCTGAACTGCAGCGGGTGCCGCGTGGTTTCGAAGCGGATGGTGCGATTGCTGAGTTGCTTCGACGCAAGGGGCTTGTCGCGATGACACACGACAAGCCAAAGCCGGATAAGAGACTGTTCGGACCGGAGGCGGTGGGTTATCTCAATGACATTCTGCGCGCCCTTAGTCCGCTTAACCGCTGGATTAACCGTTACGTTGAAACGGCCTGA
- a CDS encoding adenosylcobinamide-GDP ribazoletransferase has protein sequence MDGIVTETARAVAFLSRLPVPDRFFAGADADMTQSARTYPLAGMVVALPAALLLFMLLFMGLPPLFAAGLAVTCQMLTTGGLHEDGLADCADGFGAGGERERILAVMKDSTIGTFGGLALILSVVLRVAGLATIASAVNPLGAALALLSVSVASRGAMVWHWHSLPAARPDGVAVSIGRPDEKTAVFAAVSGALLTAVLAFPAGGLAGAITSLFLVAIVCSVFVRMTEGRIGGHTGDTIGATQQICEIAALLGLALWVQTTISG, from the coding sequence ATGGACGGAATTGTAACAGAGACGGCACGCGCTGTTGCCTTCTTGAGCCGTTTGCCGGTTCCGGACCGTTTTTTTGCCGGAGCGGATGCGGATATGACGCAAAGCGCCCGGACCTATCCTCTCGCGGGGATGGTCGTTGCATTGCCGGCCGCTCTGCTCCTGTTCATGCTGCTGTTTATGGGTTTGCCGCCGCTCTTTGCGGCCGGACTTGCGGTCACGTGTCAAATGCTGACGACCGGCGGTCTGCATGAGGATGGTCTGGCCGATTGCGCCGATGGTTTTGGAGCAGGAGGAGAGCGCGAGCGGATCCTTGCCGTCATGAAGGACAGCACGATCGGCACATTTGGCGGACTGGCGCTGATTTTGTCGGTGGTGCTGCGTGTGGCCGGACTTGCGACGATTGCGTCGGCTGTCAACCCGCTGGGCGCGGCATTGGCGCTGTTGTCGGTTTCCGTTGCCAGCCGCGGTGCAATGGTCTGGCATTGGCATAGCCTGCCTGCGGCGCGACCGGACGGGGTTGCAGTCTCCATCGGGCGGCCGGATGAGAAAACCGCTGTCTTTGCCGCTGTTAGCGGCGCGCTGCTCACGGCCGTTCTCGCATTTCCCGCCGGCGGCCTTGCCGGGGCGATCACGTCATTGTTTCTGGTTGCCATAGTCTGTTCAGTATTTGTCCGTATGACGGAAGGCAGGATCGGCGGTCACACTGGTGATACCATTGGCGCAACCCAGCAAATCTGCGAGATCGCCGCGCTGCTTGGGCTTGCTCTTTGGGTCCAGACAACCATATCGGGGTAG
- a CDS encoding DUF1289 domain-containing protein, whose translation MESPCILVCSIDVKTGFCFGCGRTGDEIAGWLDFEPGQRREIMDALPQRLETIERKPRRETRRQRIARQSQGS comes from the coding sequence GTGGAATCACCCTGCATACTTGTCTGTTCGATCGACGTGAAAACCGGATTTTGCTTCGGTTGCGGCCGAACCGGCGACGAGATCGCCGGTTGGCTCGATTTCGAACCGGGGCAACGGCGCGAAATCATGGATGCCTTGCCGCAGCGCCTTGAAACCATTGAGCGCAAGCCGCGCCGCGAAACCAGGCGGCAAAGGATCGCGCGCCAAAGCCAGGGAAGCTGA